A portion of the Cololabis saira isolate AMF1-May2022 chromosome 17, fColSai1.1, whole genome shotgun sequence genome contains these proteins:
- the fam204a gene encoding protein FAM204A: MYSGLLPKGFTDDDLSADEEEDVDEEKLSAADAATAASLIPDLPASDSVIDAPIDALIDNPACSLPGVSQDMWQKFQELRKKKEEFKATKIPQRRKRRRHRKGTKSEEPAEMRQHQEKQEKHWNELTQYFGVNDRFQPPACSKPAPKSGLERNIEKSIAEGDFEKAEEMSDRLATREMAVKITKAADCRDFVKLKQEEEALLAAQKRKKDIPWGFEAKKRWETKSNMGYM; this comes from the exons ATGTACAGCGGACTGCTGCCTAAAGGGTTTACCGATGACGACCTCAGTGCAGACGAGGAGGAAGATGTAGACGAGGAGAAGCTTTCTGCTGCTGATGCAGCGACTGCAGCATCCCTGATCCCGGATCTCCCGGCCAGTGATTCTGTCATCGATGCTCCTATCGATGCTCTGATCGATAATCCTGCATGCAGCCTGCCTGGGGTTTCCCAGGACATGTGGCAG AAATTCCAGGAGCTccggaagaagaaagaagaatttAAGGCAACAAAAATCCcccaaagaagaaaaagaagaagacacaGGAAAG GAACAAAAAGTGAAGAGCCAGCAGAGATGAG ACAGCATCAAGAGAAGCAGGAGAAACACTGGAACGAGCTTACGCAGTATTTTGGTGTGAATGATCGATTTCAACCCCCTGCCTGCTCCAAACCCGCTCCAAAG TCCGGCCTAGAAAGGAACATAGAGAAGTCCATCGCTGAAGGGGACTTTGAAAAGGCGGAGGAGATGAGTGACAGACTCGCCACTCGAGAG ATGGCTGTGAAAATCACCAAAGCTGCTGATTGCCGGGATTTTGTGAAGCTCAAGCAGGAAGAGGAGGCTCTGTTGGCGGCgcagaagaggaagaaggaCATACCCTGGGG GTTCGAGGCAAAGAAACGATGGGAAACCAAAAGCAACATGGGCTACATGTGA